From a region of the Methylocystis hirsuta genome:
- a CDS encoding efflux RND transporter permease subunit: MNVSAPFIRRPVATSLLAFAVLLFGMMGYLRLPVSPLPQVDFPTIQVTTQLPGGNPDTIASLVTASLERQFGQIPSLTSMSSQSSFGLSQITLQFDLDRNIDAAAQDVQAAINAAASTLPRNLPYPPVYAKVNPADTPILTLTLRSKTATLRDLSDRADTLIAPQLSQVSGVGRVSVQGGVRPAVRIQADLARLAANRIGMEDLRLAIAAANIAGAKGSLDGRRQSYMLDANDQILHASQYNDIIVAWRNGAPVMLRDVAQVIDGLENARVGGWHNGEQTVVLDVLRQPGANIINTVELVKSELPQIQRALPAGMSLEIVNDRTVTIRASIFEVQLTLVIASALVVLVVLMFLRSWRATVIAGVSLPLSIIATFAIMWAAGFSLDNLSLMALTIGTGFIVDDAIVMIENIVRNIEEGKAPRQAALDGARQIGFTVVSLTVSLIAVFIPLLFMTGIVGRMFREFALTLTIAVVVSAVISLTLTPMLCAALLRMSPPRGQSRWETLSLALDRAYHVSLDWALKRERFMLALTVATLALTVALYAVIPKGFLPRQDTGVLSAVMEASSDASFDKMTALQAKIAEEFRRDPDVSGVTSVLGVGPLNATTNVARLTVMLRPHGERRENAEKIADRLKAAAEQTPGVTLYVQPVQDIQITTRPSRSQFQYTLTAADGGELLTWSGRLLDQLRMTPGLRNVAAETQEGGLRTLMRIDRDKMGRLGITAQNVDDALNDAFGQRQISMIYTQSNQYRVILEAAPQYLRDPSALEKLYVAPLGGGPQTPLATFARLENLSAPLSVAHQDQFPASTISFDLAEGYSLGDAVKMIANAEAAVGMPSSIVGVFSADAAEFNKSLASQPWLILAAIVSIYIVLGVLYESFAHPFTVLTTLPSAGVGALLALLAFHIEMSIVALIGVVLLMGIVKKNAIMMIDFALDAERDEGLSARDAIVRACHLRFRPIMMTTLAALFGALPLALSHGPGSELRIPLGVAIIGGLLLSQALTLYTTPVIYLAVERLRVRLSPPAEPPAAEEFEPIGQLPKPPTREAAE; encoded by the coding sequence ATGAACGTATCTGCGCCCTTCATCCGCCGGCCGGTGGCGACGTCGCTCTTGGCGTTCGCCGTGCTGCTGTTCGGCATGATGGGGTATTTGCGACTTCCCGTCTCGCCGCTTCCGCAGGTGGATTTTCCGACCATTCAGGTGACGACGCAGCTCCCCGGCGGCAATCCCGATACGATCGCGTCGCTGGTGACGGCGTCGCTCGAACGGCAGTTCGGCCAGATCCCGTCGCTGACCAGCATGTCGTCGCAGAGCTCTTTCGGGCTTTCGCAGATCACGCTGCAATTCGATCTCGACCGCAACATCGACGCGGCCGCGCAAGACGTTCAGGCGGCGATCAACGCCGCGGCCTCGACGCTGCCGCGCAATCTCCCCTATCCGCCCGTTTACGCCAAGGTTAATCCCGCCGACACGCCAATCCTGACGCTGACGCTGCGTTCAAAGACCGCCACGCTGCGCGATTTGAGCGATCGCGCCGATACGCTGATCGCGCCGCAGCTCTCGCAGGTCTCCGGAGTCGGCCGCGTGTCGGTGCAGGGCGGCGTCCGGCCGGCCGTGCGCATTCAGGCCGATCTTGCGCGCCTGGCGGCCAATCGCATCGGCATGGAGGATTTGCGCCTCGCCATCGCCGCGGCAAACATCGCCGGCGCCAAGGGCTCGCTGGACGGCAGGCGACAGTCTTACATGCTGGACGCCAACGACCAGATTCTGCACGCGAGTCAGTATAACGACATCATCGTCGCCTGGCGCAACGGTGCGCCGGTGATGCTTCGCGACGTGGCTCAGGTCATCGACGGACTGGAGAACGCGCGCGTCGGCGGCTGGCACAATGGCGAGCAGACGGTCGTTCTCGACGTGTTGCGCCAGCCCGGCGCCAACATCATCAACACCGTCGAGCTGGTCAAGAGCGAACTGCCGCAGATTCAGCGGGCGCTTCCCGCCGGCATGTCTCTGGAGATCGTCAACGACCGCACCGTAACGATCCGCGCCTCGATTTTCGAGGTGCAGCTGACGCTTGTCATCGCCTCGGCGCTCGTCGTGCTCGTCGTGTTGATGTTCCTGCGCAGTTGGCGGGCGACGGTCATCGCCGGCGTCAGCCTGCCGCTCTCGATCATCGCCACATTCGCGATCATGTGGGCCGCGGGCTTCTCGCTCGACAATCTGTCGCTGATGGCGCTGACCATCGGCACCGGCTTCATCGTCGACGACGCGATCGTGATGATCGAGAACATCGTCCGCAATATCGAGGAAGGCAAAGCGCCGCGCCAGGCCGCGCTCGACGGCGCACGCCAAATCGGCTTCACGGTCGTATCGCTCACCGTCTCGCTTATCGCCGTCTTTATACCGCTGCTGTTCATGACCGGCATCGTCGGACGGATGTTCCGCGAATTCGCGCTGACGTTGACGATCGCCGTCGTCGTGTCGGCAGTGATCTCGCTAACGCTGACGCCAATGCTGTGTGCGGCGCTGCTGCGGATGTCGCCGCCGCGGGGACAATCGCGATGGGAGACGCTTTCGCTGGCGCTCGATCGCGCTTATCACGTCTCGCTCGATTGGGCGCTCAAGCGCGAGAGATTCATGCTTGCGCTCACCGTCGCGACTCTGGCGCTCACCGTCGCGCTCTACGCCGTCATTCCCAAAGGCTTCCTGCCGCGGCAGGACACCGGCGTGCTGTCGGCGGTCATGGAAGCTTCGTCGGACGCGTCCTTCGACAAGATGACGGCGCTGCAGGCGAAGATCGCCGAAGAGTTTCGCCGCGACCCGGACGTGAGCGGCGTGACATCGGTGCTCGGCGTCGGCCCGCTCAATGCGACGACCAATGTCGCGCGTCTCACCGTGATGCTGCGTCCGCATGGCGAGCGCCGGGAGAACGCCGAAAAGATCGCCGACCGTCTGAAGGCGGCGGCCGAACAAACGCCGGGCGTCACGCTTTACGTCCAGCCGGTTCAAGACATCCAGATTACGACGCGGCCAAGCCGGTCCCAGTTTCAATATACGCTGACCGCCGCTGACGGCGGCGAATTGCTGACATGGTCCGGCCGATTGCTCGATCAACTGCGCATGACCCCAGGCTTGCGTAACGTCGCCGCCGAAACGCAGGAGGGCGGTTTGCGCACGCTCATGCGAATCGACCGCGATAAAATGGGGCGGCTCGGCATTACGGCGCAAAATGTCGACGACGCGCTGAACGACGCCTTTGGGCAGCGGCAGATTTCGATGATTTACACGCAGTCGAATCAATATCGCGTCATTCTTGAAGCTGCGCCTCAATATCTGCGCGACCCGTCGGCTTTGGAGAAGCTCTATGTCGCGCCGCTTGGCGGCGGACCGCAGACGCCGCTTGCGACATTTGCGCGCCTGGAAAATCTCTCCGCGCCGCTTTCCGTCGCGCATCAGGATCAGTTTCCAGCCTCGACAATCAGTTTCGATCTTGCCGAGGGCTATTCGCTTGGCGACGCGGTGAAAATGATCGCCAACGCGGAAGCCGCAGTCGGCATGCCGTCGTCGATCGTCGGCGTATTCAGCGCCGACGCCGCCGAATTCAACAAGTCGCTGGCGAGCCAACCCTGGCTCATTCTCGCGGCGATCGTGTCGATCTATATCGTGCTCGGCGTTCTTTACGAAAGCTTCGCTCATCCCTTCACCGTCCTGACGACCCTGCCGTCGGCGGGCGTTGGCGCGCTCCTCGCGCTGCTCGCCTTCCACATCGAGATGTCCATTGTCGCGCTGATCGGCGTCGTTTTGCTGATGGGCATCGTCAAGAAGAACGCGATCATGATGATCGACTTCGCGCTGGACGCCGAGCGCGATGAGGGACTCTCGGCGCGTGACGCGATCGTGCGCGCCTGCCATCTGCGCTTCCGTCCCATCATGATGACGACGCTTGCCGCGCTCTTCGGCGCGCTGCCGCTCGCGCTCTCGCATGGGCCGGGCAGCGAGTTGCGCATTCCGCTGGGCGTCGCGATCATCGGCGGCCTGCTGCTCTCGCAGGCGCTGACGCTTTACACGACGCCGGTCATCTATCTCGCCGTGGAGCGGCTGCGCGTCCGGCTGTCGCCGCCGGCCGAGCCGCCAGCCGCCGAGGAGTTTGAACCGATCGGCCAACTGCCGAAGCCGCCAACCCGCGAGGCAGCCGAGTGA
- a CDS encoding efflux RND transporter periplasmic adaptor subunit, producing MTRVSRRALLAIGALAIAVALGWAYQAGKIPGFGVRDQGPGAARSGGPRGDRIITVTAAKTRLEDVPVTIDAVGTVQALNTVTIRTQVDGRLLRLTFTEGQDVRKGDILAEIDPALYQAQYDQAVAKKAQDEANLANARVDLARYERLVVGNFASKQQHATQKATVAQLEALVRADKAAIDNAKTTLDYATIRSPIDGRAGIRLVDVGNILHASDQTGIVVITQLKPIYVVFTLPQQALPAVQKAQAQGRAKVSALGPDNATPIETGELSVIDNQIDQQTGTVRIKATFANQTLSLWPGQFVNVRLMLDTLKNVIVTPSPAVQRGPNGAFVYVAGPDDIATMREVTTGRQDEKIAVIASGLQPGEVVITSGFSRLTDGAKIQIMNAPSAASAEDVGASGEDQRSNAARGAPTRRTRGNRTQR from the coding sequence ATGACCCGCGTCAGCCGAAGGGCGCTGCTCGCAATCGGCGCGCTCGCGATCGCCGTCGCCCTGGGCTGGGCGTATCAGGCCGGAAAGATTCCCGGATTCGGCGTCAGGGACCAGGGTCCCGGCGCGGCGCGTTCCGGCGGTCCGCGCGGCGACCGTATCATCACCGTGACGGCTGCGAAGACGCGTCTCGAGGACGTTCCCGTGACCATTGACGCCGTCGGCACCGTGCAGGCGCTCAACACGGTGACGATCCGCACGCAGGTCGACGGGCGGCTGCTGCGCCTCACCTTCACCGAGGGGCAGGACGTCCGCAAGGGCGACATATTGGCCGAAATCGATCCGGCGCTCTATCAGGCGCAATATGATCAGGCGGTCGCCAAGAAGGCGCAGGACGAGGCCAATCTCGCCAACGCCCGCGTCGATCTCGCCCGCTATGAAAGGCTTGTCGTCGGCAATTTTGCGTCCAAGCAGCAGCACGCCACCCAGAAGGCGACCGTCGCTCAGCTCGAAGCGCTGGTGCGGGCCGACAAGGCGGCGATCGACAACGCCAAGACGACGCTCGACTATGCGACGATCCGCTCGCCGATCGACGGGCGCGCCGGCATCCGCCTCGTCGACGTCGGCAATATTCTGCATGCCTCGGACCAGACCGGCATCGTCGTCATCACGCAACTCAAGCCGATCTATGTCGTATTCACCCTGCCTCAGCAGGCGCTGCCCGCGGTGCAGAAGGCGCAGGCTCAGGGAAGGGCCAAGGTCTCGGCGCTCGGTCCGGACAATGCGACGCCGATCGAAACCGGAGAGCTCAGCGTCATCGATAACCAGATCGACCAGCAGACGGGAACGGTGCGTATCAAAGCCACCTTCGCCAATCAAACGCTGTCGCTCTGGCCCGGCCAATTCGTCAATGTGCGTCTGATGCTCGACACGCTGAAAAATGTTATCGTGACCCCGAGTCCAGCGGTGCAGCGTGGGCCGAACGGGGCTTTCGTCTATGTGGCGGGCCCTGACGATATCGCGACAATGCGCGAGGTGACGACGGGTCGCCAGGACGAGAAAATCGCCGTCATCGCTTCGGGGCTTCAGCCCGGCGAGGTCGTCATCACCAGCGGCTTCTCCCGGCTGACGGACGGCGCAAAAATTCAGATCATGAATGCGCCTTCGGCTGCAAGCGCCGAAGATGTCGGCGCCAGCGGCGAAGACCAGCGTTCAAACGCGGCGCGCGGAGCGCCGACCCGACGCACGCGAGGCAATCGAACGCAAAGATGA
- a CDS encoding efflux transporter outer membrane subunit produces MTAPAPSRSFRPALAAAATLAAALAGCDLEWDKPDLSAPPPARFIEAKPHPQPPISGGRDFAVKFGSKELTGLVERALDDNLDLAAAIARITQADAQARISSAAQWPSVSMSDIARTTRTPGTTINVGSASGGFNPSTTSSSSSTSTSTSSSGFRARNFGFFQLGLTASYEVDFWGKNEDASMAGRILANVSRFDRDVVEISTVAAVLNAYFQVLTAQDRLRIARQNVTIAQQVMDAINARLEVGVATVLDTSQQLTILAQQQATIPPLEQTLRQTRNNLAVLLGQTPESMTIRGGSLTRLSFPRIAPGLPSEVLLRRPDVAEAEARLASQEFSVLQARAAFFPSLTLTSLYGFQSALLSTLLLRPDAIAIQLAGTITQPVFDGWNLQGQYDLQKGRYSELAALYRKQILTALSDTENALIAIRETDRQMKFLSVAVTAARRALEAAEMTLREGTIDIVTLAQTQTSYFQTQEQLAIARLSHFQAATSLYQALGGGWGPTTREIEIARSNAAYEADRGPWP; encoded by the coding sequence TTGACCGCGCCCGCTCCGTCTCGCTCTTTTCGACCAGCGCTGGCGGCCGCCGCGACGCTCGCGGCGGCGCTCGCCGGCTGTGATCTTGAGTGGGACAAGCCCGATCTCTCGGCGCCGCCGCCGGCGCGGTTCATAGAGGCGAAGCCGCATCCGCAGCCGCCGATTTCCGGGGGACGGGATTTCGCCGTCAAATTCGGCTCGAAGGAGCTGACCGGGCTCGTCGAGCGCGCGCTCGACGACAACCTCGACCTCGCGGCGGCGATCGCCCGCATCACCCAAGCCGACGCTCAAGCGCGCATTTCAAGCGCCGCGCAATGGCCGTCGGTCTCCATGTCGGATATCGCCCGAACGACGCGGACTCCCGGCACGACGATCAACGTCGGCTCCGCAAGCGGCGGATTTAATCCGTCCACCACATCGAGTTCGAGTTCGACCTCTACCTCTACCTCGAGCTCCGGGTTCCGCGCGCGCAATTTCGGCTTTTTCCAGCTTGGCCTGACCGCGAGCTATGAAGTGGACTTCTGGGGCAAGAACGAGGACGCGTCCATGGCCGGGCGCATCCTCGCCAACGTCTCGCGCTTCGACCGCGACGTCGTCGAAATCTCGACCGTCGCCGCCGTGCTGAACGCCTATTTCCAGGTGCTCACGGCCCAGGATCGTCTGCGCATCGCCCGCCAGAACGTCACGATCGCCCAGCAGGTCATGGACGCCATCAACGCAAGGCTCGAAGTGGGCGTGGCGACCGTGCTCGACACGTCGCAACAGCTAACCATCCTTGCCCAGCAACAGGCGACCATTCCGCCGCTCGAACAGACCCTGCGCCAGACCCGCAATAATCTTGCGGTGCTGCTGGGACAGACGCCCGAAAGCATGACCATCAGGGGCGGTTCGCTGACTCGGTTGAGCTTTCCTCGGATTGCGCCGGGTCTGCCGTCGGAAGTGCTGCTACGTCGCCCCGACGTGGCCGAGGCGGAAGCGCGACTCGCGTCGCAGGAATTTTCAGTGTTGCAGGCGCGGGCCGCCTTTTTCCCGTCTCTAACCTTGACCAGCCTCTATGGCTTCCAGAGCGCGCTGCTCTCGACGCTGCTTTTGCGGCCGGACGCCATCGCCATACAGCTCGCCGGGACGATCACGCAGCCGGTGTTCGACGGATGGAATCTGCAGGGGCAATATGACCTGCAGAAAGGCCGCTACTCGGAACTCGCGGCGCTTTACCGCAAGCAAATTCTGACGGCGTTGTCCGATACCGAGAACGCGCTGATTGCAATACGCGAGACGGACCGCCAGATGAAGTTCCTGAGCGTCGCGGTGACGGCCGCCCGCCGCGCATTGGAGGCGGCGGAAATGACTCTGCGGGAAGGGACAATCGACATCGTGACGCTGGCGCAGACGCAGACGAGTTATTTCCAGACGCAGGAGCAGCTCGCCATCGCGCGGCTCTCTCATTTTCAGGCGGCGACGAGCCTCTATCAAGCGCTCGGCGGCGGCTGGGGGCCGACGACCCGCGAAATCGAGATCGCCCGCTCCAACGCGGCCTATGAAGCCGACAGGGGACCATGGCCATGA
- a CDS encoding DUF2147 domain-containing protein has translation MRKALLRIAMATALCAPTAAYAVDAVYGVWVREGHPNDKLEFYDCSGKLCAKGIEAMPDGSPAPQVLRDAAKTTPNHWEGEINDPESGKTYIGKIALDSPTSLTMTGCLVAFLCQSETWTKVSGPTKPAADAKPAGHEPAAKPAAPAPDAKEPAAAKPAAHEPAAKETAKPAAKATKPAKGKTTAPPAQTE, from the coding sequence ATGAGAAAAGCACTTCTACGCATCGCGATGGCGACCGCCCTCTGCGCCCCCACGGCGGCGTACGCCGTCGACGCCGTTTACGGCGTCTGGGTTCGCGAAGGACATCCGAACGACAAGCTGGAATTCTACGACTGCTCGGGCAAGCTTTGCGCCAAGGGGATCGAGGCGATGCCAGATGGCTCACCGGCCCCGCAGGTCTTGCGCGACGCCGCCAAAACGACGCCCAACCACTGGGAGGGCGAGATCAATGATCCCGAGAGCGGCAAGACCTACATCGGCAAGATCGCGCTTGATTCGCCGACGTCGCTGACGATGACCGGCTGCCTCGTCGCCTTCCTCTGCCAAAGCGAGACCTGGACGAAAGTTTCCGGACCGACCAAGCCGGCGGCCGACGCAAAACCTGCTGGACACGAACCTGCCGCCAAACCGGCCGCGCCCGCGCCGGACGCGAAGGAGCCTGCTGCGGCGAAACCCGCCGCCCACGAACCAGCGGCCAAGGAGACGGCGAAGCCTGCAGCCAAGGCGACGAAACCGGCGAAAGGCAAGACGACAGCCCCTCCAGCCCAAACGGAATAG
- a CDS encoding MMPL family transporter: MLEKLVAFCLRWPWTVVLLTLCLTAGGVYVTAERFAIDTETGNLFSPDIPWRKNEAALYKAFPDLLDVIVVVIDGKTSEEADDAAKRLNAALQGQPLLSRVWRPDEHEYFRKNGLLFLPVADIEKHVGVMIGQRDVLEPLAEDPSLRGLSSVLVGNFKSASGSERAMKLYIGGVEEFSAGIERALAGKQAEVDWGKLLASGGSAPAAPEMDKRRIVIAKPVVDYSDLQPGADAIQLVRKTAADLHLDEAHGVKLRLTGQVPLADDEFATISENMTLNTAGTLAVVTLILFAALRSPKLILAVLATLLAGLAITSGLGILMIGRFNLISVAFAALFIGLGVDFGIQFATRYREERHNDNDLERSLLSATRGIGSSLTLAAVSLLAGFFCFLPTSFSGVSELGLIAGVGMIVAYVATLTFLPAAIKLLRPRAEHVPIATTSLAAVDHWIAHHRAFVLIATAIVVLAGMPALMHLTFDSNPMNLRDQKVESVATFLDLSKDPKTAPNKIEVLAPSLEAAREMEKKIEALPEVDHVDSIDSLVPKDQDDKLALVDMAVSQLRGVLNPKMKSPPSDAQTIKALTNAAKALRRATAKKPIPAVTRFADDLDALAKASPETRAMARQAVFGGFDKMLGEIRQALQAQRVTIDTLPEDLRRDWISDTGLVRVEVTPKGDSNDRIVMTEFAQAMQAIAPDASGPPVIVSEAQKTITRAFLEAGLYAFIAIFIILAVALRNPLDVALTLGPLVLAGIMSLQAADLLGMSLNFANIIALPLMFGVGVAFHIYYVIAWRKGVVDMLASSLTRAIFFSSLTTGTAFGSLILSSHPGTASMGQLLAIALFFTLLAAFIIVPAFLGPPRAPATDAGEA; this comes from the coding sequence CCGGAAATCTCTTCTCGCCAGATATCCCCTGGCGCAAGAATGAAGCGGCGCTCTACAAAGCCTTCCCGGACCTCCTCGACGTCATCGTCGTCGTCATCGACGGCAAGACCAGCGAAGAGGCCGACGACGCCGCGAAACGTCTCAACGCGGCCCTGCAGGGCCAGCCCCTCCTGTCGCGCGTATGGCGCCCGGACGAGCACGAATATTTCCGCAAGAACGGCCTGCTGTTCCTGCCGGTCGCCGACATCGAAAAACATGTCGGCGTGATGATCGGCCAGCGCGACGTGCTCGAACCGCTCGCCGAAGATCCAAGTTTGCGCGGCCTGTCGAGCGTGCTCGTCGGCAACTTCAAGTCCGCGTCCGGCAGCGAACGCGCCATGAAACTGTACATCGGCGGCGTCGAGGAGTTTTCCGCCGGGATCGAACGGGCGCTCGCCGGAAAACAGGCGGAGGTCGACTGGGGCAAGCTGCTGGCGTCGGGGGGAAGCGCGCCCGCCGCGCCTGAAATGGACAAGCGACGCATCGTAATCGCCAAGCCGGTCGTCGACTATTCCGACCTTCAGCCGGGCGCCGACGCGATCCAGCTGGTGCGAAAGACGGCGGCCGACCTGCATCTCGACGAAGCACACGGGGTCAAGCTGCGCCTGACGGGTCAGGTGCCGCTCGCGGACGACGAATTCGCCACCATCTCGGAAAACATGACTCTCAACACCGCTGGCACGCTCGCCGTGGTGACGCTCATTCTGTTCGCCGCGCTGCGTTCGCCAAAGCTGATTCTCGCGGTCCTCGCCACCCTGCTCGCAGGTCTCGCGATCACGTCGGGACTTGGGATCTTGATGATCGGCCGCTTCAACCTGATCTCGGTCGCCTTCGCCGCGCTGTTCATCGGGCTTGGAGTCGACTTCGGCATTCAGTTCGCGACCCGCTATCGCGAAGAACGGCACAACGACAACGATCTCGAACGCTCTCTGCTTTCCGCGACCCGGGGCATCGGCAGCTCGCTCACGCTCGCTGCGGTGTCGCTGCTCGCGGGCTTTTTCTGCTTTCTGCCGACCTCGTTCAGCGGCGTGTCCGAACTTGGACTCATTGCGGGCGTCGGCATGATTGTCGCCTACGTCGCGACTCTCACGTTCCTGCCGGCGGCGATCAAATTGCTGCGCCCGCGCGCGGAGCATGTGCCGATCGCGACCACGTCGCTCGCCGCCGTGGACCACTGGATCGCGCATCACCGGGCCTTCGTGCTGATCGCCACGGCGATCGTCGTGCTCGCCGGCATGCCGGCGCTGATGCATCTGACCTTCGACTCCAATCCGATGAATCTGCGCGATCAGAAGGTCGAATCGGTCGCGACTTTCCTCGATCTCTCCAAGGACCCTAAGACGGCGCCGAACAAGATCGAGGTGCTCGCGCCGTCGCTCGAAGCCGCGCGCGAGATGGAAAAGAAAATCGAGGCGCTGCCTGAAGTCGATCACGTCGACTCGATCGACTCCTTGGTCCCCAAGGATCAGGACGACAAGCTCGCCCTCGTCGACATGGCGGTTTCGCAATTGCGCGGCGTGCTGAATCCCAAGATGAAATCGCCGCCAAGCGACGCCCAGACCATCAAGGCGCTGACGAACGCCGCCAAGGCGCTGCGCCGCGCGACGGCGAAGAAGCCCATCCCCGCCGTGACGCGCTTCGCCGACGACCTCGACGCTCTCGCCAAGGCGAGCCCGGAGACGCGCGCCATGGCGCGCCAGGCGGTGTTCGGCGGCTTCGACAAGATGCTCGGCGAGATCCGTCAGGCGCTGCAAGCGCAGCGCGTGACGATCGACACGCTGCCCGAGGATTTGCGTCGCGACTGGATTTCCGACACCGGCCTGGTGCGCGTCGAGGTGACGCCCAAAGGCGACAGCAACGACCGTATCGTCATGACCGAATTCGCCCAAGCGATGCAAGCAATCGCGCCGGACGCGAGCGGTCCGCCGGTGATCGTGTCGGAAGCGCAAAAAACCATTACGCGCGCGTTTCTCGAAGCTGGACTCTACGCCTTTATCGCGATCTTCATCATCTTGGCGGTGGCGCTGCGCAATCCCCTCGACGTCGCCTTGACGCTGGGCCCGCTGGTGCTCGCCGGCATCATGAGCCTTCAGGCCGCAGACTTGCTCGGCATGTCGCTTAATTTCGCCAACATCATTGCGCTGCCGCTGATGTTCGGCGTCGGCGTCGCCTTCCACATCTATTATGTGATCGCTTGGCGAAAGGGCGTCGTCGACATGTTGGCGTCGAGCCTGACTCGCGCCATCTTTTTCAGTTCTCTAACGACGGGCACCGCTTTTGGCAGCTTGATCCTGTCGAGCCATCCCGGCACGGCGAGCATGGGCCAGCTTCTCGCCATTGCGCTGTTCTTCACATTGCTCGCCGCCTTCATTATCGTGCCGGCGTTTCTTGGCCCGCCGCGCGCGCCAGCAACGGACGCGGGGGAGGCTTGA